The Spinacia oleracea cultivar Varoflay chromosome 2, BTI_SOV_V1, whole genome shotgun sequence DNA segment CTAAATCAAAAATTGGCGTTTTAGTTGCCAAAGTAGTCCACCTATTTAGCACATAAGCATCAGGAATATACTCAATCATCTTTGCCTTCCACACCCAAACCATGTGCCTACAAGGAATCCCTAACCTCTCAAACATCTTGCACATACACTTACTATCTAGGTTAGCCGGGTTAAAACTAACATCAAACTTTCTTATTCTACATCGTTCTCTAATGGTAAATATTTCAAGCCCATTTTCTTTCTTGTACTCCTCAAGTCCACATTGAAAGCAACCAATCTCGAGCTCCTCTTGAAAATCATAAAAGACTAAAACGGTGTAGATTTTAGAAGCATGTTTCTCTAATGCAAAGGAAGTCTTACATTCTGGATGCTTGTGTTTAGAATCATTGTCAAATTGACCTTGAGTATGTCTTTGAGCATCCAATTCACTCTCAAATCTCATGTAAAACTCTACTAGAGTGAGACGGGGATTGGTAAACTTTGTATAAAAATTATTCTCACTCTCTAACCTTGATGTAGTCCTCATGATAACACATAGAaacaacggttttttcatgaaatgccctcgaggtttgcaaaaacgcaccaaataccctcgcgtctttcgaatcacataatatacccctatttttgcctaagtttgcaccaaatacccctaatccgaccttccgttagtcctccgctaagtcatgtttataattcacagaatgcccctatttttaaacttattgcacaatatacacctatttgtaaactaAGTTGCACTAAATATCCAaactgcttttttttttttttttctttttctctccatCCCTTCCTTCTCTTTTCCTGATCCATCTTCTCCGGTGCACTCCATTGTTCTACAACCGCCAACATAAGAATCAACGTGCAAACAATCAAATTCGAAAAATCAATTACTTCCATTCACACTAATCGCCCACAAATTGGACTGAGATTGGAGAAACAAGAAGGGCGGACTCAGAGAAGAACATACGGGATTGAGCTACTTAAAACACAAAGGCTGCAAAAATTAAACCACTTTA contains these protein-coding regions:
- the LOC110805779 gene encoding protein FAR1-RELATED SEQUENCE 5-like, whose protein sequence is MRTTSRLESENNFYTKFTNPRLTLVEFYMRFESELDAQRHTQGQFDNDSKHKHPECKTSFALEKHASKIYTVLVFYDFQEELEIGCFQCGLEEYKKENGLEIFTIRERCRIRKFDVSFNPANLDSKCMCKMFERLGIPCRHMVWVWKAKMIEYIPDAYVLNRWTTLATKTPIFDLEGNILEACVNFVDCKRMLNELWSEIHTCVSLAQGNEEDLTDLVKNLKGLRLNLEAKKSSKNHENNGSPSKATDIELLIGATLPTEIVVKPPKISKNKGRGVHVPGTGSHKRLKDDKEKAIEQSKKKKRLCRGCGELGYRP